AAACAGCCGCTGTTCACGTCTAAGCCGGAGCTGGAGCGGTCCGGGATGGGATTTACGATTATGGAAAATTTCATGGACGACGTTGAAGTATATTCATCCGTAGGCAGAGGAACCAAAATCATCATGAAGAAAAGGATTGAATCAAAAAACGCCACCAAAGCCATGTATAATTAGGGGTTTTGCATATGGATGTCGATCTGAAGAATGCTTCACACAGTTACCTTGATGATCAAGAAGTAAAAAGACTCATTGCGCTCAGCCAATCCGGCGATACCATCGCCAGAGACACGCTTGTAAATTGCAATATACGCTTAGTATGGTCAGTAGTTCAACGCTTTTTGAACAGAGGCTATGAGGCGGATGATTTGTTTCAAATCGGCTGCATCGGTTTGCTCAAGTCGGTCGATAAATTTAATTTATCCTACGAAGTAAAGTTTTCTACTTATGCAGTGCCGATGATCATCGGGGAAATTCAGCGTTTTCTCAGAGATGACGGGACACTGAAGGTCAGCAGGTCACTGAAGGAATTGGCTAATAAGGTCAGAAAAACAAAAGATGAGCTTTCCAAAAATTTGGAGCGGCTCCCGACACTTAAAGAAGTGGCAAATGCTCTCGGGATAACCCCGGAAGAAGTTGTATTTGCTCAAGAAGCAAATAAACCGCTTTCTTCCATTCATGAAACTGTATTTGAAAATGACTGGGATCCTATCACACTAATGGATCAGATTGCGGATGATTCCCAGGAAAAATGGTTTGATAAGCTGGCATTAAATGAAGCTATAGAGGGACTTTCGGAGAGGGAGCGGTTGATTGTCTATTTGCGGTATTTTAAGGACCAGACCCAATCTGAGGTAGCGAACCGGTTAGGCATTTCCCAAGTGCAGGTATCCAGGCTTGAAAAGAAAATATTACAGTCCATCCGTAACCAGATAGCGCAATAATCAAGAGGAAATGACCCGGCCGTTATGAACTTCTAAAAGAAAACACCAGATCCCATTTGAAGTGCACCCCTTAGAGATTGGAAGACCCCCTAGGGTGGAGAGGGTACAATAAACTGGACACTAAGTTAAGGGAAAAAGGTGATACAGTTTATGAGCAGAAAAGTCTATGATCGTCAATTTAAAAGGTGTTACGTTTGGGAAGCCCCGGCAGCCCATTTGACGAGACGTTTATCCGAGCCTATGAAGAATGGAAGGCTGGCCGGATGACGGCAACGGCGAAGCTGTCATTTTGCTCCATCCAGTCACAAAACAGATATGCATCATCACATGATGAGAAAGCTAACGAATTTATTGCCGATCAAATTGATTTTGTTCGCTATAAAAAATAAAAAGAAGTCCTGATCGCCAGGAAAAATGGCGACAGGACTTCTTTTTATGGCTTTCAACCATATTTTGGGGATTTTAGTTGCCGAATGGGCAGCCGCAATATGTGAGAGGGCTTCTGACCAGATCGCTCTGTTGAGGGAGTATATATCATAAGAAAAATGCGAAGAATGACTACTGTATAATATACATGTTTTCCCTTTTTTTCAAAATATCAGTTAGAAAACATAGAAAATACAAAGGGAGCTATAAATAGTTAAAAAAATCATCTGCCATTACAAACCCTAAGTCTTGTTGTCTCCTTTATGGCCTGGGTCTTGATCTCTTCACTGATTTCTTACATAAGCCAAAGATAATATTATCCCATAGAAATATTTTACTTCTGTGATTGGGGAAGGTGATCGGCTAGCGCAAAATCATTTCGCAAAAAAGCGATAAGAGAGGAGGCGGGATTCATGTCAGGACCCGCACTGAGACATATGGACAGTCACTCGTTGATTCATGAGGCGGCCTTGGGGGAAGCGAGAGAGCTGACCGAGCTGTTGGACAGAAGTATAAGAAAAGGCGAACTCGAAAAGGCGGCGGAAATCGCCTATATCACGGTGGAGCATTGGGAGGCGCGTACGCTTCAGCATGCGTCAAGTGAAGAGGAAGGATTATATGTGGAGGCCCTCGGTATCAAGCCGGAGTTGAAGGAAGTCATTATTTCACTGACTCGCGATCATCAATTAATGCGAGAGATTGTCGGTGAGATTAAGGAACTGCTGGCGCAAGGAAAGGTAGGGGATGAGCTGCTTGCCCGTTTTCAAGCCTTGATCGTTGTTGATGAGTTGCATAACCGAGATGAAATGAAAATGCTCGAAAAAGAAGTGGAGGGGATGCTTCATGATAAATAAGACTTATACACTGGCGGCGATGCTTCCCGATAAACCGCTCCAATCTGTGGAGCCGAGGCTGTACCGGTTGCTGGTACAAGAGCTCGAGTAGCTCCATCTCCATCCTTATGATGTGAAGGCGGGCGGCCGGACCGATGATCACGGTATTACCGTCAACCTCCGATTTGGCGAGGAATTGGGGCAGGTCACCAGCAGGAGGTTTTTCTGGGCGTCGCTGGAAAACGGCGACGAGGAGGCCCTGACCTTTTTTAGGCAGGCGGCAGAAAAGATAAAGAAATCAATGATTGCCGATTATTTTAAAATGATAAAATTCTGACAGAGGCCGGCGGGATAAGGTAAAAAACTGTTACGAAAGAAGGCGAATCAGATGAATCAGGTGGAAATGGAACAGTTTGTCCGGGATGACCGGAACGATTTGCTTGTCTTGCTTGAGATGAGGTTCGGCGGAGTGCCGCAGCCTGTACAAGAACAAATCTGCCAGCTGCAGGATCTGAACGAGCTTCAGCGCATGATTATCGCGGCTTGCAACGCAGCGGATTGGGTAGTGTTTATGGAAGAGCTTCAGTCGGGACAAGAAAGCTTCAAACTGACGGGAGAAAGGTTTAACCCGGTAAACCAGCAGGGAAAGGAGCATCTGTGCAATGGCTGAACATAAAAACAAGCTGCTTGAAGCGTTAAAATACTTGAAGCGCGGAGAGGCCATTAATGAGGGATGGACCGAGGAGAGCCCCAGATCCCGGGATTGGGAGGGCCTGTACCGCGGCCGCTGGCAGCATGACAAAGTCGTCCGGTCAACGCACGGAGTAAACTGTACCGGTTCCTGCAGTTGGAATGTTTTTGTCAAGGACGGCATTATCACCTGGGAAACGCAAAAAACGGACTATCCGACCACGGGAGCCAACTTCCCTGAGTATGAACCCCGGGGCTGCCCGCGCGGGGCCAGCTTTTCCTGGTATACCTACAGCCCGATCCGGGTGAAGTATCCCTATATCCGCGGCGATTTGTACGAAATGTGGCGTGAGGAGCTAGCAGTTGTCCATGACCCGGTCACGGCCTGGAAAAACATCGTCAGCGATCCTAAAAAGCGCGACAGATATGTCAAGGCCAGGGGGAAAGGCGGCTTCGTCCGGGCGGATTGGGATGATGCCTGTCAGATGATTGCCAGCTCCATTATCCATACAATTCAACAATACGGTCCGGATCGTGTCGTCGGCTTTAGTCCGATCCCGGCCATGTCCATGGTGAGTTATTCCGCAGGGACACGCTTCTTGTCGCTGATTGGCGGGACCATCCTGAGTTTTTATGATTGGTATGCGGATCTTCCTCCTGCCTCGCCGCAGGTTTGGGGAGAACAAACGGATGTGCCGGAAAGCGGCGACTGGTATAACACTAAGTATTTCATTATCTGGGGAACCAACATTCCGCAAACCCGGTCTCCTGATGCGCATTTCATGGTGGAAGCCCGTTATAACGGCACCAAGGTGGTCGGGGTCAGCCCCGATTATTCCGAATACGAAAAGTTCGCGGACATCTGGCTGCCGGCCAAAGCCGGGACCGATGCGGCGCTCGCCATGGCCATGACCCACGTCATTCTTAAAGAATTATACGTGGATCAGCAAGTCCCTTATTTTACGGATTACGTGAAAAAATTTACCGACCTGCCTTTCCTTGTTATTCTGGGGGAACATTCCGGTGCGCTCCGTTCGGGCCGATTCTTGCGGGCCTCAGATTTGGGCGACGCCCAGGAGCTGGCCGAATGGAAAACGGTAGTCTGGGACGCCGCGGCGGGAGCACCTGTGGTTCCCAACGGCAGTCAGGGCTTCCGTTGGGATCCGGACAGCAGGTGGAACCTGGACCTCGAAAATCCCGACGGGACGGCGATAGATCCCCTGTTGTCATTTATTGATGAAGCGGATGAAGTGGCTCTCGTTGAATTTCCTTATTTTGCGGAAGCGGAGGGGGATCCGGTCCGGCGGGGAGTTCCAGTAAAGCATTTGCCGAATGCGGAAGGCGGGACGCTCAAGGTCGTGACGGTTTATGACCTTATGATGGCTCATATGGGCGTACCTAGACAGCAACTGCCGGGCGATTATCCGGCTGATTACAACGACCTGAAGCCTTACACTCCGGCCTGGCAGGAGGCGATTACCGGCGTTAAGAAATCCCATTGTATTCAGGTAGCGAGGGAGTTTGCCGAAAATGCGGCCAAAACGGGCGGCAAATCGATGATCGCCATGGGCGGCGGAACGAACCACTGGTATCACAGTGATCAAATCTACCGGTCCATTCTGAATCTTGTGCTGCTAACGGGTTCCCAGGGGGTAAATGGCGGAGGATGGGCCCATTATGTGGGACAGGAAAAGGTGAGACCGGTGGAAGGCTGGCAACAGATTGCGTTTGCGGGAGATTGGATCAAGCCTCCCCGGTTACAAAATGGAACTTCCTTTTTCTACTTCGCAACGGAGCAGTTCCGTTATGAGGCCAGGGTAAACGAGGAGCAGAAACCATCCTGGGGTGAACGGTTTAACAATATGCATCCTGCGGATGTCAATGCGCTGGCCGTAAGGCTCGGGTGGCTGCCTTTTTTCCCGCAGTTTAATCAGAATTCCATCGATGTGGCCAGACAGGTTCGGGAAAAAGGGGTTTCGGACGACCAGGAGGCCATCCAGGAAATCGCGAGAATGGTTAAGGAGGGGGAATTGGATTTTGCGGTGGAGCACCCCAATGAACCGAACAATTTCCCGCGCGTCTTTTTCAACTGGCGGTCCAATCTGCTTGGCGACAGCGGTAAAGGGCATGAGTACTTTGCCAAGTATTTGATCGGGGCGGACAATCAGGTGTTGACGGACCCGAGCCATTCGTGGCGGCCGGAGACAGTGAAGGACGGATGACGTTCCGCCGGAAGGCAAAACCGATTTATTCATAAGTATGGATTTCAGAATGACGAGCACAGGGCTGTTTTCGGATATCGTGCTGCCGGCAGCGACCTGGTACGAAAAATACGATTTAAGTACGACAGATCTGCATCCATTTGTCCATCCGTTTAATCCGGCGATTGAACCGCCTTGGCAAAGCAAAAGCGATTGGGACGCCTTTCGTGAAATCGCCAATACGTTCTCCCAATTGGCGGAGAAACATTTGCCGGCCTGCGAGGATATTCTCATGACTCCACTCGGCCATGATACCCCCGATGAAATCGCCCAAGTCCACGGAAAAATCCGAGATTGGCGCAAGGGAGAGACGGAGGCGGTGCCCGGCAAAACGATGCCCCATTTTTTATTGGTGAAGCGCGACTATCCGAACGTTTATGGAAAAATGATCACCATTGGACCCAATATTAAAAAGGGTTATGGGACAAAGGGGATTAAAATTCCCGGCGATAAGGTGTACGACCAGCTCTTGGAGCGGCTGGGGACGTCAAAACATGAGGGGATTGGCAAAGGGCAGCCAGATCTGTTCCGGGATAAACAGGCGATCGAAGCGATTCTGCTGATGTCTGGCGCCACGAACGGGGAACGGGCCGTGGAAGGCTGGCGTTCGATGGAGGCCAAAACCGGTAAAAAGCTGGAGGACATCTCAAAACCACGGGAAGAAGAGGCCTTTACGCTTTTGGATATTACCGCGCAGCCCCGGCATACGATCTCTACTCCGGTCTGGAGCGGACTGGAGAAGGACAACCGGAGATACTCGCCCTTCACCTTAAATACGGAGTACAGCATCCCGTGGCGTACTTTAACGGGAAGACAGAGTTTCTATTTAGAACATGAGATGATTCTGGATTTCGGTGAAGGGCTGCCGATTTACCTGCCGCCGCTGGAGCATGTTCCTTTTTTCAAGGGAGAGAAAGAGGTGCCAGGGAAAGGGAAATCGATCACGATCCGTTATTTGACCCCGCACCAAAAATGGGGAATTCATACAATGTTTACCGACACCAATCAAATGTCAACGCTGTTCCGCGGGTGGCAGGTCGTCTGGCTGAACGAAAAAGACGGAGCCTCGATCGGGATCAAGGATAACGATTGGATTGAGGTATACAACCGGAATGGGGTAGTGGCAGCAAGAGCGGTACTGACCTACCGAATTCCAGAAGGAATCGCTTATATGTACCATGCCCAAGACCGCACGCTTGGCGTTCCGGGCACCTCCATCACTAAGCAGCGCGGCGGCACGCATAACAGTGTGACCCGGATTACGATGAAGCCGACTCATATGATTGGCGGATATGCCCAATTGAGCTACGGGTTCAATTATTACGGGCCGACGGGAAGTCAAAGAGATACGATGACAATCATCCGACCGTTGAAGGAGGTTGACTGGCTTGAGAATTAAAGCGCAAGTCGCCATGGTCATGAACCTGGACAAATGTATCGGCTGCCATACCTGTTCGGTGACCTGCAAGAACACGTGGACCAACCGGCCCGGAACGGAGTATATGTGGTACAACAATGTGGAAACCCGACCGGGTCCCGGTTACCCCGGGAATGGGAAGACCTGAGGAAATTCAAAGGCGGGTGGGTTCTGCGAAACGGAAAACTGGCGCTCCGGGCAGGGGGGCCGATAACCAAGTTGGCGAATATTTTTTACAATCCGAATATGGCCAGCCTGGACAGCTTTTATGAGCCCTGGACCTATGATTAAGATAGCTTGATTCATAGCCCCAAACGGAAGCATCTTCCGGTCGGTCGGCCCGTATCGCTGATTACCGGTGAATATATGGACAAGCCGGAATGGGGCCCGAACTGGGATGACGACCTGGCCGGCGGAAGCGAGATCGTACCGCTGGACCCGAATGTCAAGAAGCTTCAGGAGCATATTGCCATGGAGTACGAAAAGACGTTCATGATGTACCTGCCCCGCATTTGCGAGCATTGCCTGAACCCCTCTTGCGTAGCTTCTTGTCCTTCCGGAGCTCTGTACAAGCGTGAGGAGGACGGCATTGTCCTCGTGGACCAAGATGCCTGCCGGGGATGGAGATTTTGTACAAACGGCTGTCCTTACCATAAGGTGTACTATAACTGGAATACGCATAAGGCGGAGAAATGCAATTTCTGCTACCCGCGGACCGAGGCGGGCTTAGCCACGATTTGCTCGGAAACCTGTGTGGGCCGGATCCGCTATATCGGCGTCGTTTTTTATGACGCGGATCGGGTCAAGGCGGCCGCTTCCGTGGAGAATCCACAGGATTTGTATGAATCCCAGCTTTCGGTGTTCCTTGATCCCTTCGAGCCGGAAGTGATCAAGGAGGCGAGGAGAAACGGGATTAACGATTCATGGATCGATGCGGCACAGCGCTCGCCGATTTATAAGCTTGCCATGAAGTGGAAGGTTGCTCTGCCGCTTCATCCGGAATACCGTACGCTCCCTATGGTATGGTACGTTCCGCCGCTTAGCCCGATTATGAACCATATTGAAGAAGACGAGCTTCAGACCGATCACTATATTCCCGCCGTCGATCAGATGCGGATTCCGATGGAGTACCTGGCATCTCTGCTTACGGCAGGGGATATCTCCGTCATCCGCAGGGTTTTGCTTAAAATGACCGTCATGCGCGTACACATGCGGGAGCGGGCCGTTGGCGACATGGATGATCTCAGGCACAGCCAGCTTTTGGAGGAGGCGGGGATTACGGTGGAGGAAATTGAAGAGATGACCCGATTGTTTGCTGTTGCCAAATATAACGAAAGATTTGTGATTCCAACCGCACGGAGGGAAATGGACGGCGAGCAAGAGCTTCATTACAAGCAGGGAGCTTGCAGCATCGAATCCATCACCCCGTCATCTGCGGTCATGTCGCATCTTTTCGCAAGGGAGGATCATGGATAATGGGACATAAGCCCGTTTTGCTGGCGGCCTGTGCAAGATTGCTCGGGTATCCCGCCGAGGATTTTCAGGATATGAAAGAGGACCTGCTTACAGCCGTCCGGGAGGAAACAAAGAATGATGAGCTAGCGAGCCGGCTAGCCCAGGCAGTGGAGGCGCTGTTCTCGAGTCCGCTCAGGGAGCTGCAGGAAACCTATGTTTGGACGTTCGATTGGAAGGAAAAGACCGGGCTCTACCTGACCGCTCACGAACTGGGTGACAACAGGGAACGGGGGGCTGCTCTGATCCTGCTTCAGCATATTGTCCGGGATGCGGGCTTTACGCCGCCGAGCGGGGAACTGTGTGACTTCATTCCGCTGCTGTATGAACTGCTGGCGGTTAGGTCCGACCATGTTCATGTGCGTGCGCTGGAACTCCGGCTTGCCGCAGCCACGGAGCGGATTCGGAAGCATCTGTCTGAAGATAGCCCCTATTCGGGATTGCTGAACTTTCTGATGACCGATGTTTTCGAGGTGCCTACGGAAGAAGAGATTCGCATGCTGGAGAGCAAGCGGGAGAGTGCCGATCTGGATGAGCTGCCTTACCCCATCCTGTTTGGCATGGACGGCACGGCTCGCAGTGATTCGGATCTGCCCGTCTACAAAATGTGCAATTGAATGGAGGTTTAACGATGACTGTTATCTTTTGGTGGGTCGTGTTTCCTTACCTCACCTTGGCCGTGATGATCTTCGGCTTGCTCTATCGGTTTGCTTTTCGCCAGGTCAGCTGGACGGCGCCTTCCACGGAGATTTTTGAAAGAAGATGGCTCAGAATCGGCTCAACCGTGTTTCATTACGGGATCATTTTCGCGTTTGTCGGTCATATCATGGGCGTGATAATCCCGCGCAGCGTTTATTGGTCCTTGGGCGTATCTGATGAGACTTATCATCTATTCGCGATCGTGGGGGGCGGTTTTGCCGGTCTGATGGTCGTCGGCGGTCTGGTTCTTCTGCTCGTACGCAAAATCCTCAACCGCCGGGTAAGGGCCCATGCGGACTTTGGCGATTATTTTGCCGTGATTTTAGTGCTGATCGTCGCTGCGATCGGGACCTATATGACCATCGTGTACAATACGACTGTGGTGGCCTATGAATACCGTACAACCATCGGGCCTTGGTTTCGCAGCCTGTTTACCTTCAATCCGCAATACCGGTTGATGGAAACGGTCCCTTTCGTGTTTCAGCTTCACATCATCCTGGCGTTTCTTCTGTTCGCTTCCATTCCGTTTACTCATCTGGTCCATATGTTTTCTCTTCCCGCACGTTATCCGGCGAGAGCTCCGCAGCAGTACCGTTCCAGAAACAGTTATCGGAGAAGGGAGAGAACCTGATTAGGCAATTGCTGACCGCTTTCATGTGTACGGGTATGTGATCAAGTGCGTACAGGACGTCCGGAAAATATTCAGCCAACTTTGTCTCCAAAGTATATGAGCAGAAAAGTCTATGATCGTCAATTAAAATGGCTGCAGTTCAGATAGTATTGGAAGAAAACATGTTTGTGAAAGAGTTTGCCAAAAAATGATCGATTTATTCTAATACCCTTTACCGTTGGATTAGTGAGTATGAAGAATATGGGAAAAGTGCGTTTCCAGTCATGGAAGCGCACTTTATTATTCTCAATATGAAATAAAAAAGCTCAAGCGCGAGAATGAGGAATTCAGAAAAAACTCGATTTACTAAAAAAGTTTCAGGTCTTCTTGAGGAAAAAGAATGTGTGAGATTTCAAAATCTTATTTCAAGTACCACTAGAAAAGGAAACTCTTATGACAATGCATGAATGGAATATTTTTACAAAACCATAAAAAGAGAGCTGATTCAAGGTATTACATTTCAAACACCTGAACAAGCCCGAAAAAAATATAAATATATAGAATTGTACTACAATACCAGAACCGACATCGAGCGCAAAAAACTGATGCCGGTAAGATCGGAATACCGGCGTCAGTTTTCGGCTCGGGTCTTTTTTCAATGTTCATGAAACGGGGTCTTGACCAATTGGAAACCTGGTCTTTTTTGCTGTTCTTATCTTTCAGTAACATTATCGCGGAAAAAAAACGAGATGCTGTATAAACCTGCAAGGCCAACCAGCGTATAAATAATCCGGCTGAATGCGGAGGATGGGCGATGTATATCACCGCCGAACAGAGCAGTAACTAAGTCCCATTCAAAAATCCCTACAAGGAGCCAGTTCAGTGCGCCGATAATCACTAAAGTTAATGCAAGCCTTCCCATAAAGGTTCACCTACTTTTTTAGAATTGGTTCTCAGTATTACTATTCCAAGCCAATATGAAAAATATGCTTTGATAAATATTGGAATAAATAAAAGTGAGTACCCAGATAACGGTTATTGCATACTACTGATGAACAAGGATGTCCTTAGGAGTGGATGGTTATGGTTCAAGATACCGTACCGAATTTGTATCTTCGCCTTCGCCGGAAAGTGGAGATACGCATGGGTGACCAGATCCGGCTAGGGGATATTGCCGAGTTGATAACTGAATCAAAGTATGAAAAACTGGTAAGCAATTTGCTTATTTATGAATCCAGGGTAGAAGACGGGAACCGTATTTTAATTGATATGATGCGGATTATGGAAAAACTTTATGAAGCAGCTCCTGAGCTTCGAGTCGTCCATTTTGGGGAGCCGCACGTGCTTCTTGAAGTTTCGACGTACCGGAAGAAAAAAACAAGTAAGCTTTTGGTTGCGGCTGTCTGGCTGCTTCTTTTTGTAGGCTCAGGACTAACCATTATGAACTTTCATGCCGATGTCAGTATGCTTCAGGTCCACCAGCGTATTTATGAGCTTTTGACCGGGGAGAGGGTAGCTCACCCCTTAATCCTGCAAATCCCCTATTCTTTAGGTATTGGGATAGGTATGGTTCTCTTTTTCAATCATTTGTTCAAAAAGAAGTTTAATGAAGAACCAAGTCCGCTTGACGTTGAGATGTTTACATATCAAGAAAACCTGGACCAGTATGTCATAACGGAGGAATA
This Paenibacillus larvae subsp. larvae DNA region includes the following protein-coding sequences:
- a CDS encoding hemerythrin domain-containing protein, with the translated sequence MSGPALRHMDSHSLIHEAALGEARELTELLDRSIRKGELEKAAEIAYITVEHWEARTLQHASSEEEGLYVEALGIKPELKEVIISLTRDHQLMREIVGEIKELLAQGKVGDELLARFQALIVVDELHNRDEMKMLEKEVEGMLHDK
- the narI gene encoding respiratory nitrate reductase subunit gamma; protein product: MTVIFWWVVFPYLTLAVMIFGLLYRFAFRQVSWTAPSTEIFERRWLRIGSTVFHYGIIFAFVGHIMGVIIPRSVYWSLGVSDETYHLFAIVGGGFAGLMVVGGLVLLLVRKILNRRVRAHADFGDYFAVILVLIVAAIGTYMTIVYNTTVVAYEYRTTIGPWFRSLFTFNPQYRLMETVPFVFQLHIILAFLLFASIPFTHLVHMFSLPARYPARAPQQYRSRNSYRRRERT
- a CDS encoding DUF378 domain-containing protein, whose product is MGRLALTLVIIGALNWLLVGIFEWDLVTALFGGDIHRPSSAFSRIIYTLVGLAGLYSISFFFRDNVTER
- the sigF gene encoding RNA polymerase sporulation sigma factor SigF, with amino-acid sequence MDVDLKNASHSYLDDQEVKRLIALSQSGDTIARDTLVNCNIRLVWSVVQRFLNRGYEADDLFQIGCIGLLKSVDKFNLSYEVKFSTYAVPMIIGEIQRFLRDDGTLKVSRSLKELANKVRKTKDELSKNLERLPTLKEVANALGITPEEVVFAQEANKPLSSIHETVFENDWDPITLMDQIADDSQEKWFDKLALNEAIEGLSERERLIVYLRYFKDQTQSEVANRLGISQVQVSRLEKKILQSIRNQIAQ
- a CDS encoding IS3 family transposase, which produces MEYFYKTIKRELIQGITFQTPEQARKKYKYIELYYNTRTDIERKKLMPVRSEYRRQFSARVFFQCS
- a CDS encoding stage V sporulation protein AA, encoding MVQDTVPNLYLRLRRKVEIRMGDQIRLGDIAELITESKYEKLVSNLLIYESRVEDGNRILIDMMRIMEKLYEAAPELRVVHFGEPHVLLEVSTYRKKKTSKLLVAAVWLLLFVGSGLTIMNFHADVSMLQVHQRIYELLTGERVAHPLILQIPYSLGIGIGMVLFFNHLFKKKFNEEPSPLDVEMFTYQENLDQYVITEEYRKKQAGKKRHE
- the narJ gene encoding nitrate reductase molybdenum cofactor assembly chaperone, with protein sequence MGHKPVLLAACARLLGYPAEDFQDMKEDLLTAVREETKNDELASRLAQAVEALFSSPLRELQETYVWTFDWKEKTGLYLTAHELGDNRERGAALILLQHIVRDAGFTPPSGELCDFIPLLYELLAVRSDHVHVRALELRLAAATERIRKHLSEDSPYSGLLNFLMTDVFEVPTEEEIRMLESKRESADLDELPYPILFGMDGTARSDSDLPVYKMCN